From the Nitrospirota bacterium genome, one window contains:
- a CDS encoding regulatory protein RecX, whose product MLHGRSDEIKNTGAEKAMAVALRLLSYRDRSRKELFSRLTKKGFPDDVVETIMARLQELGLINDENLARSMVSLCQRRLAGKECIWTELIKRGIDRELGMEVIREFYREDVEEENAMTLAQKRMRILTNTPPDITKRRVADYLRRRGYSFDIIHRTLNKLFT is encoded by the coding sequence ATGCTACATGGGAGGTCTGATGAAATAAAAAATACAGGCGCAGAGAAGGCAATGGCTGTGGCACTTCGGTTATTATCCTACAGGGATAGAAGCAGGAAAGAACTTTTCTCAAGGCTCACGAAGAAGGGATTTCCTGATGATGTAGTAGAGACTATAATGGCAAGACTACAGGAACTTGGGCTCATCAATGATGAAAACCTTGCAAGAAGTATGGTATCATTATGTCAGAGAAGACTTGCAGGGAAAGAATGTATCTGGACAGAACTGATAAAAAGGGGAATAGATAGAGAACTGGGAATGGAGGTTATAAGGGAATTTTACCGTGAGGATGTCGAAGAGGAAAATGCAATGACCCTTGCCCAGAAGCGAATGCGAATACTTACAAATACTCCCCCCGACATAACCAAAAGGAGGGTTGCAGATTATCTGAGGAGAAGAGGATACTCTTTCGATATTATACACAGGACTTTAAATAAGTTATTTACATGA
- a CDS encoding type IV pilus twitching motility protein PilT translates to MKIEELLAEALRQKASDIHLKVENSPILRINGRLKPLTGFGKCSIDELASLADSIMGDIHKQRLKEKHEIDLAYSVSGLGRFRVNIFQQRGTISIVLRTIPVDVPTIQQSNLPQVIEKLAMETRGLILVTGTTGSGKSTTLAAMIDYINTNREDHIITIEDPIEFLHRDKKSIVNQREVGPDTGSFSVALRSALRQDPDVILVGEMRDFETIQTALVAAETGHLVLSTLHTTDATETINRIIAVFPPFQQKQVRIQLASVLKGVISMRLVSQADGKGRIPAVEVLVVTSTAKEYIIDPDKTKLIHDVIAAGTSQYGMQTFDQALLKLYQDNLITYEEALRQSTNPDDFALRAKGIISTADATWEV, encoded by the coding sequence ATGAAGATAGAAGAGTTACTTGCAGAGGCATTGAGACAAAAGGCATCAGACATCCATTTAAAGGTAGAGAATAGCCCTATATTAAGGATTAATGGTCGCCTTAAACCTCTAACAGGATTTGGAAAATGCTCTATTGATGAACTGGCATCCCTTGCTGATAGCATAATGGGTGACATTCATAAACAGAGATTGAAGGAAAAACATGAAATAGATCTTGCCTACAGTGTCTCGGGGCTTGGAAGGTTCAGGGTAAACATATTTCAACAAAGAGGCACCATCAGTATAGTGCTGAGAACCATACCTGTAGATGTTCCGACAATCCAGCAGTCAAACCTGCCTCAGGTTATAGAAAAACTTGCAATGGAGACAAGAGGGCTTATTCTTGTAACAGGGACAACAGGCAGTGGAAAATCCACCACGCTCGCAGCCATGATCGATTATATCAATACAAACAGAGAAGACCACATAATAACTATAGAAGACCCTATAGAATTCCTTCACAGAGATAAGAAGAGTATCGTTAATCAGAGAGAGGTTGGACCTGATACAGGGTCCTTCAGTGTTGCATTGAGGTCTGCACTCAGACAGGATCCTGATGTAATCCTTGTTGGTGAGATGAGAGATTTTGAGACGATACAGACTGCACTCGTAGCTGCTGAGACAGGGCATCTGGTTTTAAGTACACTTCATACAACCGATGCAACAGAGACTATAAACAGGATAATTGCGGTATTCCCTCCATTCCAGCAAAAACAGGTAAGAATTCAGCTTGCATCTGTGCTTAAAGGTGTAATCTCTATGAGACTCGTTTCACAGGCTGACGGTAAAGGAAGAATCCCCGCAGTAGAGGTTCTTGTCGTTACATCTACAGCGAAGGAGTATATTATTGACCCCGACAAGACAAAACTGATACATGATGTAATTGCGGCAGGCACATCACAATACGGGATGCAGACATTCGATCAGGCACTTCTTAAACTTTATCAGGATAATCTTATCACATACGAAGAGGCCCTCAGACAGAGCACAAATCCGGACGACTTTGCCCTCAGGGCGAAAGGTATAATATCAACAGCCGATGCTACATGGGAGGTCTGA